TGCTGCCGGCGGGGCTCGTCGAGGCGCCGCAAACATTACCAAAAGCCAATCTTCCGGCCTTAGAATGGCAAGGAAATCGCTGCTAGTCTCCGCCTTGATGCCGGTCGCAGCTCTCCCGTGCGCGACCGGCTTGGCGGTGGAGGAACGGGTGAAGATCCTGTTGATCGAAGACGATCGGGAGACGGCCGACTACGTGACCCAGGGCCTGAGCGAGGAAGGCCACAATGTCACGATCGCCGCGGATGGCCGCGACGGCCTGTTCCGCGCCGCCGGCGAGAGCTGGGACCTGCTGATCGTCGATCGCATGCTGCCCGGCCTCGACGGGCTGTCGCTGGTCAAGACGCTGCGCGGCGGCCAGGTGACGACGCCGATTCTGTTCCTGACGACGCTGGGCGGCATCGACGACCGGGTGAGCGGCCTCAACGCCGGCGGGGACGACTATCTGATCAAGCCCTTCGCCTTCGCCGAGCTGGTGGCGCGGGTGGCGGCCCTCGGCCGCCGGCCGCCGGCGCCGGTCGCCCAGACGACGATCCGCGTCGGCGACCTCGAGATCGACCTGCTCTCCCGGATCGTGCGGCGCGGCGGCGAGGAGATCACGGTGCAGCCGCGCGAGTTCCGGCTGCTCGAATATCTGATGCGCCACGCCGGCCAGGTCGTGACGCGGACGATGCTGCTTGAGAATGTCTGGGATTTCCATTTCGACCCCAGGACCAACATCGTCGAGACCCATATCAGCCGGCTGCGCGGCAAGGTCGACAAGGGCTTCGATGCGGAACTGATCCATACGGTGCGCGGCGCCGGGTATTGCCTCCGTGCGCCCGCCTAGGCTCTTTCGCACCACCAGCTTCCGGCTGACCCTGATCTACGCGACGGTGTTCACAGCGTCGGTCGTCGTGCTGTTCGCCGTCATCTATTGGTCGACCGCCGGCTTCATGGCCCGCCAGATGGACGTGTCGGTCGATGCTGAGCTCACCGCCCTCCTGGACGGCCAGCCGGCCAAGGGGCTCGACCATCTCCGCCAGGAGGTCGACGAGCGGATCCGGCAGGCGCCGACCGGGTTCTTCTATCTGCTGCAGAACGCCAAGGGCGAAGTGCTGGCGACCAACCTGCCGCGCCGCGCCGTAGCGCTGCATCATGTCAACGCGCCGAGGCCCAAGCTGTTCGAGGACGGCACGGAGGCCCACGGGTTCCATGGCCGCGGCGTGGTTACGACCGACAACGCCTATCTCTTCGTCGCGAACGACAATTTCCAGCTCGAGGAGATGCAGGAACTCGTCGCCCGCGCCTTCGCCCTGGCTCTCGTCCTGACGCTGGTCCTGGCCTTGGGCGGCGGTGCGCTGATGAGTGCTGGCCTGTTGCGCCGGGTCGAAGCGGTGAGCCGGGCCAGCCGGGAGATCGTCGACGGCGATCTCGAACGCCGCATGCCGGTCGCCGGCACGGACGACGAGTTCGATCATCTCGCCGCGAGCCTCAACACGATGCTCGACCGGATCCAGGGGCTGATGGAAGGGCTGCGCCAGGTGTCGAACGACATCGCCCACGACCTGCGCACGCCGCTCACCCGGCTTCGCCACCGGCTCGAGCTCGCCCGGCGCCGGGAGGGGACGGTCGAGGGCCTGAACACCGCGCTCGACGGTGCCATCCAGCAGGTCGACGACATCCTCGACACGTTCGGAGCGCTCCTGCGCATCGCCCAGATCGAGGGCGGCGCGCGGCGCGGCACCTTCGCGAGCGTCGACCTGAGCGAGCTCGTACAGGGCCTGGCCGAAACCTACCAGCCGGTCGCCGAGGAGAAGGGGCAGCGGCTCGAGCACACGGTCACGGACGATCTCCGTGTCCGCGGCGATCGCGAGCTCATCGTCCAGATGCTGGCGAACCTGATCGAGAACGCGATCCGCCATGCGCCGGCGCGCGCAACGATCCAGGTGACAGCGCGGCGCACGAACGGTCGGCCGGAGATCGTGGTCGCGGACGACGGGCCGGGCATCCCGGCCGTGTTCCGCGACCGGGTGTTCCAGCGCTTCTTCCGCCTGGAGGAGAGCCGCACGACGCCCGGCAGCGGGCTCGGGCTCAGCCTCGTCGCGGCCGTGGCGGCACTCCATCAGATCGAGATCGAGCTCGGCGACAACCGGCCCGGCCTCGTCGTCACGCTGCGTTTTTGAGCGCGCGACCATGAGCCGGTCCCGATGAACATCCCCGCCTTCTTCATCCGGCGTCCGATCCCGACCGGCCTCCTGATGGTCGCGATCCTGGCCTTGGGCGTCGTCGGCTACAGCCTGCTGCCGATCGCGACGCTGCCGCAGGTCGATTTCCCGACCATCCAGGTGTCGGCCGCATTGCCGGGTGCCAGCGCCGAGACCATGGCCTCCTCGGTCGCGGCCCCGCTCGAGCGTGCGCTCGCCCAATTGCCCGGCGTCCTGCAGCTGACCTCGTCGAGCACGCTCGGGAAGACGTCGATCAACATCCAGTTCGCGCTCGACCGCCAGATCGACGGCGCCGCGCAGGACGTGCAGACGGCGATCAACAGTGCCGAAGGCGATCTGCCAAAGAACCTGCCGAGCCCGCCGACCTACCACAAATCGAACCCGGCGATCTTTCCCATTCTGTCGCTGATGCTGACCTCGCCGTCGCTGCCGATCG
This sequence is a window from Aliidongia dinghuensis. Protein-coding genes within it:
- a CDS encoding winged helix-turn-helix domain-containing protein, with protein sequence MKILLIEDDRETADYVTQGLSEEGHNVTIAADGRDGLFRAAGESWDLLIVDRMLPGLDGLSLVKTLRGGQVTTPILFLTTLGGIDDRVSGLNAGGDDYLIKPFAFAELVARVAALGRRPPAPVAQTTIRVGDLEIDLLSRIVRRGGEEITVQPREFRLLEYLMRHAGQVVTRTMLLENVWDFHFDPRTNIVETHISRLRGKVDKGFDAELIHTVRGAGYCLRAPA
- a CDS encoding sensor histidine kinase gives rise to the protein MRPPRLFRTTSFRLTLIYATVFTASVVVLFAVIYWSTAGFMARQMDVSVDAELTALLDGQPAKGLDHLRQEVDERIRQAPTGFFYLLQNAKGEVLATNLPRRAVALHHVNAPRPKLFEDGTEAHGFHGRGVVTTDNAYLFVANDNFQLEEMQELVARAFALALVLTLVLALGGGALMSAGLLRRVEAVSRASREIVDGDLERRMPVAGTDDEFDHLAASLNTMLDRIQGLMEGLRQVSNDIAHDLRTPLTRLRHRLELARRREGTVEGLNTALDGAIQQVDDILDTFGALLRIAQIEGGARRGTFASVDLSELVQGLAETYQPVAEEKGQRLEHTVTDDLRVRGDRELIVQMLANLIENAIRHAPARATIQVTARRTNGRPEIVVADDGPGIPAVFRDRVFQRFFRLEESRTTPGSGLGLSLVAAVAALHQIEIELGDNRPGLVVTLRF